One genomic region from Populus nigra chromosome 8, ddPopNigr1.1, whole genome shotgun sequence encodes:
- the LOC133701055 gene encoding uncharacterized protein LOC133701055 isoform X3 encodes MGAHQGGANASALNETANSAYGANHVPIEQYLSPLPGESPNTAHANLKRKAPSDREKKREIDRAYRLRCREKKMKTEQDLVLLTEENNKLKRENEQLKREGVKQPEMVQTQEEEMKVVKNKLCHLKDQLQIQNAVVEVLSNQLASRKNNMDLQCENKQLRLEKSLLIKKINDNDYLNDVIQLQENYTKLEQDKNALQEIIDALCEQIKEG; translated from the exons ATGGGGGCGCATCAAG GTGGAGCCAACGCATCTGCACTAAATGAAACCGCCAACAGCGCTTATGGAGCGAACCATGTGCCAATCGAGCAGTACCTATCACCTTTACCTGGAGAGTCTCCTAACACAGCTCATGCTAATCTGAAAAGAAAAGCTCCTTCGGACcgtgaaaagaaaagggagattGACAGGGCATATCGGCTGCGATGCAGG gaaaagaaaatgaaaactgaACAGGACTTGGTTTTGCTCAccgaagaaaataataaattaaagagagagAATGAACAGTTGAAAAGGGAAGGAGTTAAGCAGCCGGAGATGGTGCAAACCCaggaagaagaaatgaaagTAGTAAAGAATAAACTTTGCCATTTGAAGGACCAGCTTCAGATACAAAATGCTGTCGTGGAAGTGCTCTCAAACCAATTA GCTAGTAGGAAAAATAATATGGATCTTCAGTGCGAAAATAAACAGCTAAGATTAGAAAAAAGTCTATTGATCAAGAAGATTAATGACAATGACTATTTAAACGACGTCATTCAACTTCAAGAAAACTATACAAAATTAGAACAAGACAAGAATGCTCTCCAAGAGATTATCGATGCCTTATGTGAACAGATTAAAGAAGGATAA
- the LOC133701055 gene encoding uncharacterized protein LOC133701055 isoform X1, whose amino-acid sequence MHEDMYCINGTILFHQQTLNMSFGIRCGHNRAGGANASALNETANSAYGANHVPIEQYLSPLPGESPNTAHANLKRKAPSDREKKREIDRAYRLRCREKKMKTEQDLVLLTEENNKLKRENEQLKREGVKQPEMVQTQEEEMKVVKNKLCHLKDQLQIQNAVVEVLSNQLASRKNNMDLQCENKQLRLEKSLLIKKINDNDYLNDVIQLQENYTKLEQDKNALQEIIDALCEQIKEG is encoded by the exons ATGCATGAGGATATGTATTGTATTAATGGCACCATTTTGTTTCACCAACAAACCCTAAATATGTCTTTCGGAATACGATGTGGCCATAACAGAGCAG GTGGAGCCAACGCATCTGCACTAAATGAAACCGCCAACAGCGCTTATGGAGCGAACCATGTGCCAATCGAGCAGTACCTATCACCTTTACCTGGAGAGTCTCCTAACACAGCTCATGCTAATCTGAAAAGAAAAGCTCCTTCGGACcgtgaaaagaaaagggagattGACAGGGCATATCGGCTGCGATGCAGG gaaaagaaaatgaaaactgaACAGGACTTGGTTTTGCTCAccgaagaaaataataaattaaagagagagAATGAACAGTTGAAAAGGGAAGGAGTTAAGCAGCCGGAGATGGTGCAAACCCaggaagaagaaatgaaagTAGTAAAGAATAAACTTTGCCATTTGAAGGACCAGCTTCAGATACAAAATGCTGTCGTGGAAGTGCTCTCAAACCAATTA GCTAGTAGGAAAAATAATATGGATCTTCAGTGCGAAAATAAACAGCTAAGATTAGAAAAAAGTCTATTGATCAAGAAGATTAATGACAATGACTATTTAAACGACGTCATTCAACTTCAAGAAAACTATACAAAATTAGAACAAGACAAGAATGCTCTCCAAGAGATTATCGATGCCTTATGTGAACAGATTAAAGAAGGATAA
- the LOC133701055 gene encoding uncharacterized protein LOC133701055 isoform X2 — MDPLDVVYLTELLDTMHQPNRSGANASALNETANSAYGANHVPIEQYLSPLPGESPNTAHANLKRKAPSDREKKREIDRAYRLRCREKKMKTEQDLVLLTEENNKLKRENEQLKREGVKQPEMVQTQEEEMKVVKNKLCHLKDQLQIQNAVVEVLSNQLASRKNNMDLQCENKQLRLEKSLLIKKINDNDYLNDVIQLQENYTKLEQDKNALQEIIDALCEQIKEG; from the exons ATGGATCCGCTCGATGTTGTGTATTTAACAGAGCTGTTAGATACGATGCATCAACCTAATAGAA GTGGAGCCAACGCATCTGCACTAAATGAAACCGCCAACAGCGCTTATGGAGCGAACCATGTGCCAATCGAGCAGTACCTATCACCTTTACCTGGAGAGTCTCCTAACACAGCTCATGCTAATCTGAAAAGAAAAGCTCCTTCGGACcgtgaaaagaaaagggagattGACAGGGCATATCGGCTGCGATGCAGG gaaaagaaaatgaaaactgaACAGGACTTGGTTTTGCTCAccgaagaaaataataaattaaagagagagAATGAACAGTTGAAAAGGGAAGGAGTTAAGCAGCCGGAGATGGTGCAAACCCaggaagaagaaatgaaagTAGTAAAGAATAAACTTTGCCATTTGAAGGACCAGCTTCAGATACAAAATGCTGTCGTGGAAGTGCTCTCAAACCAATTA GCTAGTAGGAAAAATAATATGGATCTTCAGTGCGAAAATAAACAGCTAAGATTAGAAAAAAGTCTATTGATCAAGAAGATTAATGACAATGACTATTTAAACGACGTCATTCAACTTCAAGAAAACTATACAAAATTAGAACAAGACAAGAATGCTCTCCAAGAGATTATCGATGCCTTATGTGAACAGATTAAAGAAGGATAA
- the LOC133702177 gene encoding uncharacterized protein LOC133702177 — MIPFYQPHYPTAAEDLTVPQHMLAQPAMPQYGIIFSVTPQDRREKKRKIDAEYRQRCKVKKEDREIELQNLREENAQLKRENESCREENDSMAHKLRSKEVEIGNLKSEICNSKKVISNQEILLDTLSQQPFLQQIMQGCNQLEVALLENERNILYQNANWDGWESERKQLLDEIEKLKHRNVMLKMQNQVLGDKILSQKDTEASMRRISGGNLFSKGVKLLM, encoded by the exons ATGATTCCCTTCTACCAGCCGCACTACCCAACAGCAGCAG AAGATCTGACAGTGCCTCAACATATGTTGGCCCAACCAGCTATGCCACAATATGGAATAATTTTTTCTGTAACTCCACAAGAtagaagggaaaagaaaagaaaaattgatgctGAGTATCGACAACGATGTAAG GTAAAGAAAGAAGATAGAGAGATTGAATTGCAAAATCTTCGGGAAGAAAATGCCCAGTTGAAGAGGGAGAATGAATCCTGTCGGGAAGAAAATGATTCGATGGCTCATAAATTGCGGTCAAAAGAAGTTGAGATAGGGAACCTTAAAAGCGAAATCTGCAATTCAAAGAAAGTTATTTCTAATCAAGAAATTCTATTGGACACACTATCACAACAGCCGTTTTTGCAACAAATAATG CAAGGATGTAACCAACTTGAGGTGGCGCTGCTAGAAAATGAACGCAATATATTGTATCAAAATGCCAATTGGGATGGTTGGGAATCCGAAAGAAAACAACTTTTGGATGAGATTGAGAAGCTGAAACATCGGAATGTGATGCTCAAAATGCAAAATCAAGTTTTAGGCGACAAAATACTGAGCCAAAAAGATACGGAAGCAAGTATGAGAAG GATATCGGGAGGCAATCTTTTCTCAAAGGGCGTAAAGCTTCTGATGTGA